One part of the Aestuariirhabdus litorea genome encodes these proteins:
- the lysA gene encoding diaminopimelate decarboxylase — MDHFTYRDGELFAEQVAASEIAAQFDTPCYVYSRATLERHYKAYDEALANHPHLICYAVKANSNLGVLNVLARLGAGFDIVSIGELERVLAAGGEPSRIIFSGVGKQAHEMRRALEVGIHCFNIESEAELERLQQVAAEMGVRAPISLRVNPDVDAHTHPYISTGLKENKFGIDFKVAPRVYRHAATLANIEICGVDCHIGSQLTELDPFLDALDRLLALIDELKQDGIQIKHLDLGGGLGVSYQGEQPPQPADYASAVLARLGQRDLQLILEPGRSIAANAGILLTRVEYLKENSGKHFAIVDAAMNDLIRPALYRAWQEIIAVKPRSDGEPRSYDLVGPICETGDFIGKERELVLSPGDLLAVRSAGAYGFTMSSNYNSRNRAAEVMVDGDQLHLVRHRETFAQQIANESLLPD, encoded by the coding sequence ATGGATCACTTCACCTACCGAGACGGGGAACTGTTCGCCGAACAGGTCGCCGCCAGCGAGATCGCTGCCCAGTTCGATACCCCTTGCTACGTTTACTCACGGGCTACCCTTGAGCGCCACTACAAGGCCTACGACGAGGCCCTGGCCAACCATCCTCACCTGATCTGCTACGCGGTCAAGGCCAACAGCAACCTTGGCGTGCTCAATGTCCTGGCCCGCCTGGGAGCCGGCTTTGATATCGTCTCCATCGGCGAGCTGGAGCGGGTATTGGCGGCGGGGGGCGAGCCTTCGCGCATCATCTTCTCCGGTGTCGGCAAGCAGGCTCACGAGATGCGCCGTGCGCTGGAGGTGGGCATCCACTGCTTCAATATCGAGTCCGAGGCGGAGCTGGAGCGCCTACAGCAGGTGGCCGCCGAGATGGGAGTCCGGGCGCCAATCTCCCTGCGGGTTAACCCCGATGTGGACGCCCATACCCACCCCTATATCTCCACCGGCCTCAAGGAGAACAAGTTCGGTATCGACTTCAAGGTCGCCCCCCGGGTTTACCGTCACGCCGCAACCCTGGCCAATATCGAGATCTGCGGGGTCGATTGCCACATCGGCTCCCAGCTCACCGAACTCGACCCCTTCCTCGACGCCCTGGATCGCCTGCTGGCATTGATCGACGAGCTCAAGCAGGACGGCATCCAGATCAAGCACCTCGACCTGGGGGGAGGCCTCGGGGTCAGCTACCAGGGCGAGCAGCCCCCGCAACCGGCCGATTACGCCAGTGCCGTGCTGGCGCGCCTGGGCCAGCGCGACCTGCAGCTGATTCTCGAACCGGGCCGTTCCATTGCCGCCAACGCCGGCATCCTGCTGACCCGGGTCGAGTACCTCAAGGAGAACAGCGGCAAGCACTTCGCCATCGTCGATGCCGCCATGAACGACCTTATCCGCCCCGCACTCTACCGCGCCTGGCAGGAGATTATTGCGGTCAAACCCCGCTCGGACGGGGAGCCCCGCAGCTATGACCTGGTGGGTCCTATTTGCGAGACCGGCGACTTTATCGGCAAGGAGCGCGAGCTGGTGCTGTCACCCGGCGACCTGCTGGCGGTACGCAGTGCCGGGGCCTACGGATTTACCATGAGCTCCAACTACAACAGTCGTAATCGCGCCGCCGAAGTGATGGTGGACGGTGATCAGCTGCACCTGGTGCGTCATCGGGAAACCTTTGCCCAGCAGATCGCCAACGAATCCCTGTTACCGGACTGA
- the lptM gene encoding LPS translocon maturation chaperone LptM produces the protein MRTFVPLLLAIGLLTGCGQKGPLYLPEAPAAYTPAPSVQQ, from the coding sequence ATGCGTACGTTTGTGCCCCTGCTACTGGCAATCGGGCTTCTGACCGGCTGCGGCCAGAAAGGCCCCCTCTACCTGCCCGAAGCGCCGGCTGCGTATACGCCTGCCCCCTCCGTTCAACAGTAA
- the cyaY gene encoding iron donor protein CyaY, producing MSESSTNQLLDELMMAIEDAIEEAGLDIDYETAAGILTLTCEEGSQVILSRQAASGQLWMAARSGGFHFERDEQGEWRCTRSGEPFRAMLNRCLSEQSGEPVDLSW from the coding sequence ATGAGTGAAAGCAGCACAAACCAATTGCTTGATGAGTTGATGATGGCGATCGAGGATGCGATCGAAGAGGCGGGGCTGGATATCGACTACGAGACCGCCGCCGGTATCCTTACCCTGACCTGCGAGGAGGGTAGTCAGGTGATCCTCAGTCGCCAGGCCGCCAGTGGCCAGTTGTGGATGGCGGCCCGCAGCGGCGGCTTCCACTTCGAGCGTGACGAACAGGGGGAGTGGCGCTGTACCCGCAGCGGGGAACCCTTCAGGGCGATGCTCAACCGCTGCCTCAGTGAGCAGTCGGGAGAGCCGGTCGATCTGAGCTGGTGA
- a CDS encoding class I adenylate cyclase, producing the protein MSQHQALIHSLEGGVDRKTLKRIQQRFMEINQGRLLRARAALATRQQLFLDLLPLLFMENHPLLPGFVSYQTPAGISRYEPDKSVLDEAHRLTRSFRYRRKPGRPCRIYSLFLMGSCGSLAHSGRSDLDIWVCHAPDLSERERVELQHKCTLLEKWAQPFNLEVHFFLMDDEKFRNRQHQSELSGDDCGSSQHSLLLDEFYRTALLLAGRYPIWWLIPPGDEAQYDHFAGRLREQRYIAADETVDFGGITEIPAGEFVGAGLWQMFKGLESPFKSVLKLMLTELYASRSDELISMTFKRRVYQGEESLDALDPYILLYRKLETYLSNKAQWQRLELVRKALYFKVGKRLSQRPRRSRSWQRGVMEQLTQDWQWDPDTLADLDRHHQWKVDRVANERAILVSQLMHSYRFLSQYSRDADSGTLISQRDMQLLGRRLYAAFERRANKLPRINPGISGDMAESNLTLVYREGQIAEWQLFRGALKHHELDLQPPLKQAPSLVSLLGWCHFNKVIDSSTHLSLFPGNSALTEHELQLLLQALKKHLPVFYAPMDDDTYLQPSRPSRVLMLVNVGTDPMADSSRRNFHLLSNRTDSLGFSALRANHVLTIDQLSVNSWNEWTTTRFEGPEALLHCLREYLSQCDSTEPPELVIRCYCRNRAQQIQDRVNELFADIGRHLLGNQSAPSRYILQVEHHFHVLQQLPQTTLRSLENEAALIEFLGQPQPLFSPILVDRYALRDSLLSLLLGRNEAGRIQLFYQPPSDRNPIQLYLLDERGSLLHQTIHHHDLQPVLVQIYRFLQRVIFRLNAHPEHPEGVLTSDSIEFYEIDARSDFVARQLRRVTPPQQSDRPYLEVQVIIELDSEEAERLSIFCDEREFSPFAYDEQQLEAAAEYIVQQRQGRERYPCYITDVDLPLQAGEQPLQSIHYLQRKWEIEALLDQAQQQGR; encoded by the coding sequence ATGAGCCAACACCAAGCGCTGATCCATAGCCTCGAGGGCGGCGTCGATCGCAAGACCCTCAAACGCATCCAGCAGCGGTTTATGGAGATCAACCAGGGACGCCTGCTGCGCGCGCGCGCTGCGCTTGCGACGCGCCAACAGCTGTTCCTCGACCTTCTGCCGCTGCTGTTTATGGAGAACCACCCGCTACTGCCGGGTTTTGTCTCCTACCAGACCCCGGCCGGGATCTCCCGTTACGAGCCCGACAAGTCGGTGCTGGACGAGGCGCACCGCCTGACCCGCAGCTTCCGCTACCGTCGCAAGCCCGGACGCCCCTGCCGCATCTACAGTCTGTTCCTGATGGGCAGCTGCGGCAGCCTGGCCCACAGCGGCCGCAGCGACCTCGATATCTGGGTCTGCCACGCCCCCGATCTCAGCGAGCGTGAACGTGTTGAGCTACAGCACAAATGCACGCTGCTTGAGAAGTGGGCCCAGCCCTTCAATCTTGAAGTCCACTTCTTCCTGATGGACGATGAGAAGTTCCGCAACCGCCAGCACCAATCGGAGCTGTCGGGGGACGACTGCGGCAGCTCACAACATAGCCTGCTCCTCGATGAGTTCTACCGTACCGCCCTGCTACTGGCGGGGCGTTACCCGATCTGGTGGCTGATCCCCCCCGGCGACGAGGCCCAGTACGACCACTTTGCCGGGCGGCTGCGGGAGCAGCGCTACATCGCCGCTGATGAGACGGTCGACTTTGGCGGCATTACCGAAATCCCGGCCGGGGAGTTTGTCGGCGCCGGTCTCTGGCAGATGTTCAAAGGACTTGAGTCCCCCTTCAAATCGGTGCTCAAACTGATGCTGACTGAGCTCTACGCCAGCCGCAGCGATGAACTGATCAGCATGACCTTCAAGCGCCGGGTCTATCAGGGCGAGGAGTCGCTCGATGCCCTCGACCCCTACATCCTGCTCTACCGGAAGCTGGAAACCTACCTCAGCAACAAGGCGCAGTGGCAACGGCTTGAGCTGGTGCGCAAGGCCCTCTACTTCAAGGTTGGTAAACGGCTTAGCCAGCGCCCACGCCGCTCCCGCTCCTGGCAGCGGGGGGTGATGGAGCAGCTCACTCAGGACTGGCAATGGGACCCGGATACGCTCGCTGACCTGGACCGCCATCACCAGTGGAAGGTCGACCGGGTTGCCAACGAGCGCGCCATACTGGTCTCACAGCTGATGCACAGCTACCGCTTTCTCAGCCAGTACAGCCGCGATGCGGACAGTGGCACCCTGATTTCACAACGGGATATGCAGCTGCTGGGGCGACGCCTATACGCCGCTTTCGAGCGCCGCGCCAATAAGCTTCCGCGCATCAACCCGGGCATCTCGGGGGACATGGCCGAGTCCAACCTCACCCTGGTCTACCGTGAGGGGCAGATTGCGGAGTGGCAACTGTTTCGGGGTGCCCTCAAGCACCATGAACTGGATCTTCAACCCCCTCTCAAACAGGCCCCCTCGCTGGTCAGCCTGCTGGGCTGGTGCCACTTCAACAAGGTGATCGACAGCAGCACCCACCTGTCGCTGTTCCCTGGCAACAGCGCGCTCACCGAACACGAGCTGCAACTGCTACTGCAGGCGCTCAAGAAACACCTGCCGGTCTTCTATGCGCCCATGGACGACGACACCTACCTGCAGCCCAGCCGGCCGAGCCGCGTGCTGATGCTGGTCAATGTCGGCACCGACCCGATGGCCGACAGCAGCCGGCGCAATTTCCACCTGCTCAGCAACCGTACCGATTCACTCGGCTTCAGTGCCCTGCGTGCCAACCACGTCCTGACCATCGACCAGCTGTCCGTCAACAGCTGGAATGAGTGGACCACTACCCGCTTTGAGGGCCCCGAAGCCCTGCTCCATTGCCTGCGCGAGTACCTCAGCCAGTGCGACAGCACCGAACCCCCGGAGCTGGTGATCCGCTGCTACTGCCGTAATCGCGCGCAGCAGATCCAGGATCGGGTCAACGAACTGTTTGCCGACATTGGCCGTCACCTGCTGGGCAACCAGAGCGCCCCCTCCCGCTATATACTGCAGGTCGAACACCACTTCCACGTGCTGCAGCAGCTTCCGCAGACCACCCTCCGCAGCCTCGAGAATGAGGCCGCGCTGATTGAGTTTTTGGGACAGCCGCAACCGCTGTTCAGCCCCATCCTGGTGGATCGCTACGCCCTCAGGGACAGCCTCCTCTCGCTCCTGTTGGGACGTAACGAGGCAGGCCGTATCCAGCTGTTCTACCAGCCTCCCAGCGACCGCAACCCGATCCAGCTCTACCTCCTCGACGAGCGCGGCTCCCTGCTGCACCAGACCATTCACCACCACGACCTGCAGCCGGTACTGGTGCAGATCTACCGCTTCCTGCAGCGGGTCATCTTCCGCCTCAACGCCCATCCAGAGCACCCCGAGGGGGTCTTGACCAGCGACTCGATCGAGTTCTACGAAATTGATGCCCGCAGCGACTTCGTTGCACGCCAGTTACGTCGGGTAACCCCCCCCCAGCAGAGTGACCGCCCCTATCTGGAGGTGCAGGTGATTATTGAACTCGATAGCGAGGAGGCGGAACGGCTGAGCATCTTTTGCGATGAACGCGAATTCAGCCCCTTTGCCTATGACGAGCAGCAGCTGGAAGCCGCTGCTGAGTACATTGTGCAGCAGCGCCAGGGGCGCGAGCGCTACCCCTGTTACATCACCGACGTGGACCTTCCCCTGCAGGCGGGGGAGCAACCCCTGCAATCGATCCACTACCTGCAGCGCAAGTGGGAGATTGAGGCACTGCTGGACCAGGCCCAGCAGCAGGGTCGCTGA
- the argH gene encoding argininosuccinate lyase, translating to MSSDEQKTNQQWGGRFNEPTDAFVARFTASIDFDKRLYAQDIRGSQAHARMLNKVGVLSDEELKAIIEGLDQIRGEIERGEIDWSIELEDIHMNIEARLTDRIGITGKKLHTGRSRNDQVATDIRLYLRDEIDLLLAEITRLQQGLLEVAEREADTIMPGFTHLQTAQPVTFGHHLMAWFEMLSRDYGRLSDCRARLNYSPLGAAALAGTTYPIDRAYSAELLEFSAPTANSLDSVSDRDFAIEFCAAASLIMTHLSRMSEELVLWTSAQFDFIDLPDRFCTGSSIMPQKKNPDVPELVRGKSGRVNGHLIALLTLMKSQPLAYNKDNQEDKEPLFDTVDTLKGCLRAYADMVPAIQSKGEQMREAARRGFSTATDLADYLVRKGMPFRDAHEVVGKAVALGVKTGLDLAEMELAQLQQFSDTITSDVFDVLTLEGSVNARDHIGGTAPAQVRSAVATARAQLAARA from the coding sequence ATGAGCAGCGACGAGCAGAAGACCAACCAGCAATGGGGCGGCCGGTTTAACGAACCCACCGACGCCTTTGTAGCCCGATTCACCGCTTCGATCGACTTCGACAAGCGCCTCTATGCCCAGGATATCCGGGGCTCCCAGGCCCACGCCCGCATGCTCAACAAGGTCGGTGTCCTCTCCGACGAAGAGCTCAAGGCGATCATCGAGGGCCTCGACCAGATTCGTGGCGAGATCGAACGCGGCGAGATCGACTGGTCGATCGAGCTGGAAGATATCCACATGAATATCGAAGCTCGCCTCACCGACCGCATCGGCATCACCGGCAAGAAGCTGCATACGGGTCGCTCCCGTAACGACCAGGTCGCCACCGACATCCGCCTCTACCTGCGCGACGAGATCGACCTCCTGCTGGCTGAAATCACCCGCCTGCAACAGGGTTTGCTGGAGGTGGCCGAGCGCGAAGCCGACACCATCATGCCCGGCTTCACCCACCTGCAGACCGCCCAGCCGGTCACCTTCGGTCACCACCTGATGGCCTGGTTCGAGATGCTTTCAAGGGACTACGGCCGCCTCAGCGACTGCCGTGCTCGCCTCAACTACTCTCCACTGGGAGCGGCGGCCCTGGCCGGCACCACCTACCCGATTGACCGCGCCTACAGTGCTGAGCTGCTGGAGTTCAGTGCCCCCACCGCCAACTCCCTGGACTCGGTCAGCGACCGTGATTTCGCCATCGAGTTCTGCGCCGCCGCCAGCCTCATCATGACCCACCTGTCGCGCATGTCGGAGGAGCTGGTGCTCTGGACCTCCGCCCAGTTCGACTTCATCGACCTGCCAGACCGTTTCTGCACCGGTTCCAGCATCATGCCGCAGAAGAAGAACCCCGATGTGCCGGAGCTGGTTCGGGGCAAAAGCGGACGCGTCAATGGCCACCTGATCGCCCTGCTCACTCTGATGAAATCCCAGCCCCTGGCCTACAACAAGGACAACCAGGAGGACAAGGAGCCGCTGTTCGATACCGTGGACACCCTCAAGGGCTGCTTGCGGGCTTACGCTGACATGGTGCCCGCGATCCAGTCCAAGGGCGAGCAGATGCGCGAAGCCGCTCGTCGCGGTTTCTCTACCGCCACCGACCTGGCCGACTACCTGGTGCGCAAGGGGATGCCCTTCCGCGACGCCCACGAGGTGGTGGGCAAGGCGGTCGCCCTGGGGGTCAAAACCGGTCTCGACCTGGCCGAGATGGAGCTGGCGCAACTGCAGCAGTTCTCCGACACCATCACCAGTGACGTGTTCGACGTACTGACCCTGGAGGGCTCGGTCAACGCCCGCGACCATATCGGCGGCACCGCCCCGGCCCAGGTTCGCAGCGCGGTTGCCACCGCCCGCGCGCAACTCGCGGCCCGCGCCTAG
- a CDS encoding sensor histidine kinase produces MEGNNRHRQGAEQQDFFLPDLCRTPVVLALILITELLVLVEVLAASSSQGIDWDYLAISSLFVQWIMLSSTALLCLLRDWLSRRPLSQAVMVCLLLVSLVTLCFSLASRWLVLPLPLNAFWFNLELWPLLRNLLIALIITGMVLRYLYVQHELHRQQKAELQARLQSLQSRIHPHFLFNSMNSIASLIAVDPDKAEQAVIDLSELFRASLQQGISEVTLGRELELCRQYLRIERLRLGERLRVEWKLAPECERMPVPPLTLQPLLENAILHGVQPLTEGGTVTVAGEYRRGVLNLRVSNPMPAGSAAGGASGNRIALANIEDRLRALYGQGAKMTRIKEHQQYTVWLSYACQPLEERVGEGGAR; encoded by the coding sequence ATGGAAGGGAATAACCGCCATCGCCAAGGAGCCGAACAGCAGGATTTTTTCCTGCCCGATCTCTGTCGCACCCCCGTTGTTCTGGCGCTGATCCTGATCACCGAGCTTCTGGTGCTGGTGGAGGTGCTGGCGGCCTCCTCCAGCCAGGGAATCGACTGGGATTACTTGGCGATCTCGTCGCTTTTCGTGCAGTGGATCATGCTCAGCAGCACGGCCCTGTTGTGTCTGTTGCGGGACTGGCTCAGTCGCCGGCCGCTGTCCCAGGCGGTGATGGTGTGCCTGCTGCTGGTGAGCCTGGTGACCCTCTGTTTTTCCCTCGCTTCGCGCTGGTTGGTGCTGCCCCTGCCGCTGAACGCCTTCTGGTTCAACCTCGAACTCTGGCCGCTGCTGCGTAACCTCCTGATTGCCCTTATCATCACCGGCATGGTGCTGCGCTACCTGTACGTGCAGCACGAGCTGCACCGCCAGCAGAAGGCTGAGTTGCAGGCGCGTTTGCAGTCGTTGCAGTCGCGTATACATCCTCACTTTCTGTTCAATAGCATGAACAGCATCGCCAGCCTGATTGCGGTTGACCCCGATAAGGCGGAGCAGGCGGTGATCGACCTGTCGGAGCTGTTCCGGGCCAGTTTGCAGCAAGGCATTAGCGAGGTGACGCTGGGGCGTGAGCTGGAGTTGTGCCGCCAATATCTCAGAATCGAGCGACTGCGGCTGGGGGAGCGCTTGCGGGTGGAGTGGAAACTGGCTCCGGAGTGCGAAAGGATGCCGGTACCGCCCCTGACCCTGCAGCCGTTGCTGGAGAATGCGATCCTCCACGGGGTGCAACCGCTCACGGAGGGGGGCACGGTCACCGTTGCCGGTGAGTACCGCCGGGGTGTGCTCAACCTGAGGGTGAGCAATCCGATGCCAGCAGGTAGCGCAGCCGGGGGGGCGAGTGGAAACCGGATCGCCCTCGCCAATATTGAGGATCGCCTGCGGGCGCTGTATGGGCAGGGCGCTAAGATGACCCGGATCAAGGAGCATCAGCAGTACACGGTGTGGTTAAGTTATGCCTGCCAGCCCCTGGAGGAGCGGGTCGGTGAAGGAGGAGCCCGGTGA
- a CDS encoding LytR/AlgR family response regulator transcription factor, with the protein MKVLLVDDEHLARDRLRRMVEQCDGYEVLDEAACNGEQAITLVQRYHPDVVLMDIRMPGMDGMEAARHLCALQAPPAVIFCTAYGEYAIEAFEVQAVGYLLKPVRQEALQKALESARRANRVQLAALSQQQEGTGQRCHISARTHKGIELIPLADVICFVADNKYVTVRHKGGELLIDDTLKELESEFGERFVRIHRNALVACGAIDRLERTPQGHYQLYLEGQEEPLQVSRRHVAATRRLMQRL; encoded by the coding sequence GTGAAGGTACTGTTGGTCGACGATGAACACCTGGCCCGTGACCGCCTGCGCCGCATGGTGGAGCAGTGCGATGGTTACGAAGTGCTGGACGAGGCGGCCTGCAACGGTGAGCAGGCGATCACACTGGTGCAGCGTTACCATCCCGATGTGGTGTTGATGGATATTCGTATGCCCGGCATGGATGGCATGGAGGCTGCGCGTCATCTCTGTGCCCTGCAGGCGCCCCCGGCGGTGATCTTCTGTACCGCCTATGGCGAATACGCCATCGAGGCCTTCGAGGTGCAGGCGGTGGGTTATCTGCTCAAGCCGGTGAGGCAGGAGGCGTTGCAGAAGGCGCTTGAAAGCGCCCGCCGTGCCAACCGGGTGCAGCTGGCGGCCCTCTCCCAGCAGCAGGAAGGGACAGGGCAGCGCTGCCATATCAGCGCGCGTACCCACAAGGGGATCGAGCTGATTCCCCTCGCCGATGTGATCTGCTTTGTCGCCGACAACAAGTATGTGACGGTGCGCCACAAAGGGGGAGAGTTGCTGATCGACGACACCCTCAAGGAGCTGGAGTCGGAGTTTGGTGAGCGCTTTGTGCGCATCCATCGCAACGCCCTGGTGGCCTGCGGGGCCATTGACCGGCTGGAGCGGACTCCCCAGGGACACTACCAGCTCTACCTTGAGGGGCAGGAGGAGCCCCTGCAGGTGAGCCGGCGCCATGTGGCGGCGACCCGGCGCCTGATGCAGCGCCTCTAG
- the hemC gene encoding hydroxymethylbilane synthase, which translates to MKKIRIATRKSALALWQAEHVKSRLMAAHPGLEVELVAMTSRGDRILDAPLAKIGGKGLFVKELETAMLEGRADIAVHSMKDVPMDFPEGLGLAVICEREDPRDAFVSNTYASLDELPQGAVVGTSSLRRQCQLLKLRPDLTINFLRGNVNTRLAKLDAGEYDAIILAAAGLIRLEFKDRIRDFIDIEQSLPAGGQGAVGIECRMDDSATLELIKPLHHQLTANCVLAERAMNKHLQGGCQVPIASFALQQGEEIYLRGLVARPDASTVLTSELRGPVAECERVGVDVAEDLLSQGAGEILAELYHD; encoded by the coding sequence GTGAAAAAGATCCGTATTGCGACCCGAAAGAGTGCACTGGCGTTGTGGCAGGCCGAGCACGTCAAAAGCCGTCTGATGGCCGCCCACCCCGGGCTGGAAGTGGAGCTGGTGGCAATGACCAGCCGTGGTGACCGCATCCTCGATGCTCCCCTGGCCAAGATTGGCGGCAAGGGGTTGTTCGTCAAGGAGCTGGAAACGGCGATGCTGGAGGGGCGTGCGGATATCGCGGTGCACTCCATGAAGGATGTGCCGATGGACTTCCCCGAGGGGCTTGGCCTGGCAGTAATCTGCGAGCGTGAGGACCCCCGTGATGCGTTCGTCTCCAACACCTACGCCTCCCTCGATGAGCTTCCCCAGGGCGCGGTGGTGGGCACCTCCAGCCTGCGCCGCCAGTGCCAGCTGCTGAAGCTGCGTCCCGACCTCACCATTAACTTCCTGCGCGGCAACGTCAACACCCGCCTGGCTAAACTCGATGCGGGTGAATACGACGCCATCATCCTGGCGGCAGCCGGCCTGATCCGCCTGGAGTTCAAGGATCGCATCAGGGACTTTATCGATATCGAGCAGAGCCTGCCCGCCGGAGGCCAGGGGGCCGTCGGTATCGAGTGCCGCATGGACGACAGCGCAACCCTTGAGCTGATCAAGCCCCTCCACCACCAGCTGACTGCCAACTGCGTTTTGGCCGAGCGCGCCATGAACAAGCACCTGCAGGGGGGCTGTCAGGTGCCGATCGCCAGCTTTGCCCTGCAGCAGGGTGAGGAGATCTACCTGCGTGGGCTGGTCGCCCGTCCCGATGCCAGCACCGTGCTGACCAGCGAGCTGCGCGGTCCGGTGGCGGAGTGCGAGCGGGTTGGTGTGGATGTGGCTGAGGACCTGCTCAGCCAGGGGGCCGGTGAGATCCTTGCCGAGCTCTATCACGACTGA
- a CDS encoding uroporphyrinogen-III synthase, giving the protein MPSSITTEMAALQGLRVLVTRPAEQAERLGKRLCAAGARTLLRPLIEPRALAESDAVRGTILDLDRFQKLIFISRPAARFGGELIDRYWPQLPMAIDWFAIGGGTAEELARFGVDAGFAQAGTDSEALLSLPEFANLWGQRILLVKGVGGREHLAEQMSARGAEVIELPVYERYPIDYDPQVFSHELAAQGINLAIATSGGIAERLLELVDRERRASIHLLVPSLRVAQLMADRGFASVSVSDGAGDSAIMESVQHLALQVKAGQS; this is encoded by the coding sequence TTGCCGAGCTCTATCACGACTGAGATGGCCGCGCTGCAGGGGCTGCGGGTGCTGGTCACCCGTCCCGCTGAGCAGGCAGAGCGTCTGGGCAAGCGGTTGTGCGCTGCCGGGGCCCGCACTCTTCTGCGTCCCCTGATTGAGCCGCGGGCGCTGGCCGAGAGCGACGCCGTGCGGGGCACAATCCTCGATCTCGACCGCTTCCAGAAACTGATCTTTATCAGTCGCCCTGCTGCCCGCTTTGGGGGTGAGCTGATCGACCGCTACTGGCCGCAACTGCCGATGGCCATTGACTGGTTTGCCATCGGCGGAGGAACCGCCGAGGAGCTGGCTCGATTTGGGGTCGATGCCGGCTTTGCACAGGCGGGAACCGACAGCGAGGCCCTGTTGAGCCTGCCGGAGTTCGCCAACCTGTGGGGGCAGCGTATCCTGCTGGTCAAGGGGGTGGGGGGGCGTGAACACCTGGCCGAGCAGATGAGCGCCCGCGGTGCCGAGGTGATTGAGCTGCCGGTCTATGAGCGTTACCCGATCGACTACGACCCGCAGGTGTTCTCCCACGAGTTGGCGGCACAAGGGATCAATCTGGCGATCGCCACCAGTGGCGGTATCGCCGAACGGCTGCTGGAGCTGGTGGACAGGGAGCGGCGCGCTTCAATCCACTTGCTGGTACCGAGCCTGCGGGTGGCCCAGTTAATGGCGGATCGGGGCTTTGCGTCGGTATCGGTCAGTGACGGAGCGGGAGATTCAGCCATAATGGAATCAGTGCAGCACCTGGCATTACAGGTGAAGGCAGGACAAAGCTAA